The nucleotide sequence AGAAATACATGAACCGAGGCTTGTCTTTTCAAGATTTAATTCAAGAAGGTAGTTTAGGTCTAATTCGAGCGGCTGAGAAGTTTGATCACGAAAAAGGTTACAAGTTCTCAACCTATGCCACTTGGTGGATTCGTCAAGCCATTACTCGGGCGATCGCCGATCAGTCACGCACTATTCGTCTCCCAGTACATCTTTACGAAACTATCTCACGCATCAAAAAAACGACTAAGCTCCTCTCCCAAGAAATGGGTCGTAAACCCACTGAAGAGGAAATTGCAACTCGCATGGAAATGACCATTGAGAAGCTCCGGTTCATTGCTAAGTCAGCTCAGCTCCCTATCTCTCTAGAAACGCCCATTGGGAAAGAGGAAGATTCTCGCCTAGGCGACTTCATTGAATCTGATGGTGAAACTCCTGAAGACCAGGTTTCAAAAAACCTGCTTCGCGAAGACCTTGAAAGCGTTTTAGGCACACTCAGTCCTCGTGAAAGAGATGTCTTGCGCCTACGCTACGGCTTAGATGATGGGCGCATGAAGACTTTAGAAGAAATTGGACAAATATTTAACGTCACCCGTGAGCGAATTCG is from Timaviella obliquedivisa GSE-PSE-MK23-08B and encodes:
- the rpoD gene encoding RNA polymerase sigma factor RpoD, whose protein sequence is MTQANNVLEIVKQPEGDLDDPLIESNDDRDEYSDAEPDDDDEKTAKGGTRRRAQVKKKHYTEDSIRLYLQEIGRIRLLRADEEIELARKIADLLELERIRDRLGERLERDPQDFEQNLELWAKEVDQPLPKFRRRLYEGRRAKEKMVQSNLRLVVSIAKKYMNRGLSFQDLIQEGSLGLIRAAEKFDHEKGYKFSTYATWWIRQAITRAIADQSRTIRLPVHLYETISRIKKTTKLLSQEMGRKPTEEEIATRMEMTIEKLRFIAKSAQLPISLETPIGKEEDSRLGDFIESDGETPEDQVSKNLLREDLESVLGTLSPRERDVLRLRYGLDDGRMKTLEEIGQIFNVTRERIRQIEAKALRKLRHPNRNSVLKEYIR